ACTTGGCCTCCTCCTGCTTGTACGAGGGGATGCCGTTCGCGTCCCGGGGGTAGTCCGGGGCGCCGCCCTGGGGCGAGTACCAGATGTTGTTGCCGGTGACCGGCGGCAGGTTGACCAGGCCGTCGTTGTTCGGCGACTCGTTCTTCGGGTGGTCGCAGTCGTACCAGCCCAGCGGCTGCGACGGGTCGGGCAGACTGCGGTCTCGGTAGGGCTGCTTGTTGCCCATGCAGTACGGCCAGCCCCGGTTGCTCGCCTTGGTGATGACGGCGAAGGTGTCGTACTTCGCCGGGCCCCATGTCGTGGAGGGTGCCGAAGCGTCCGGGCCGACCCAGCCCGCGTACAGGATGTCGGTCTTCTGGTCGACGAAGATGCGGGCCGGGTTCCTGACCCCCATCACATAGATCTCGCCGCGCGTCTTCCCGCCGCCCTCGTCCGTCTCCTTGCCCGTGAACAGGTTGCCCTCGGGGAGCGTGTACGTCCCGTCGGGCTCCGGGTGGATGCGCAGGATCTTGCCGTTGAGGTTGTTGGTGTTGCCGGCGGTGCGGCGAGCGTCGGCGAAGGAGACGCCCTTGTAGTTGGGCTGCGGGTTGTTGCCCGAGTAACCGCCGCTGAAGCCACTGGAGTTGTTGTCGCCCGTCGCGATGTACAGGTTGCCCTGGGAATCCCAGGCCATCCCGCCGCCCGAGTGGCAGCAACTGTGGATCTGCACCGACCACTTGAGCAGCACCTTCTCACTGCTCAGGTCCAGCTTGTCGGAAGCGAGGTCGAGCGTGAAGCGGGAGACCCGGCGCTCGGCCATGCGCGTGTCGCGGTTGATCTGCGAGTGCGGCGTGTAGTGCAGATACACCCAGCCGTTCTGCTCGAAGCGCGGGTCCAGTTCGATACCGAGCAGCCCCTCCTCGACCTTGGTCAGCTCGTCGCCGCCGCCCTTGTTGCCGAAGACGCTCAACGCGCCCGCCAGGGTGACCTTCTTGGTCTTCGGGTCGTAGACGTGGATCTCGCCCTTGCCCTTGCCGATGTCCGGATTGTTCCAGTCGGTGATCACCGGCTGGGAGGAGTCGGCGCCGCCCCGGCCTATGTAGAGCACGCGTCCGTCGGGCGCGGTGACCAGGCCGTGCGGCTCGCCGATCTGGTCGTTCTGACCGGGCTGGTTGGGCTGGGTCAGGCGTTCGGCCTTGTAGTTGGCGTTGATCGTCGCCTTGCAGTCGGCCTGCGCGAGCCGGGTGGTCCACAGCAGCGCACCGCGCAGATGGGCGCGGAAGTCCGTCTCGTCGTACGCCGACACCGTGCCGCCCATGCCGGTGTAGAAGGAGCGCCCGCCGTCGTAGTCACGGCACCAGCTCACCGGGTGATCCCAGCCGTTGGCGGTGGTTCCCGGCTGGTACGTCGACTCGCGCACCCGCGCGACGGTGTGCACCTCGCCGGACGGGTTCTTCACCCAGTTGAACCACTGGTCCGGCCGCTTCCACTGGACCGGCAGGTCCTTGGTGGCCGGGTGCTGCCGGTCGCCGACCTCAACCGTCGCCCGTTGTACGGCCGTCGGGCTGGAGGCGGCCGGGCGGGCGCCCACCAGACCCGTGAACCAGTCCGAGTACGGCTCCGCACGTGCCGCGTCATGGATGCCGACGAAACCGCCGCCCGCCTCCATATAGGCCTCCAGGCCCGCCTCCTGCTCCGGGTCGAGGACATCGCCGCCACCGGTCAGGAACACGATCGCGTTGAAACGGCCCAGCCGGGTCTCGTCGGTGAAGACCGAGGCGTCGTCCGAGGCCACCACCTTGAAGCGCTGGTTCTCCGGTCCGGACAGGCCGATCTTCTCGATGGCCTCGATCCCGGCGTTCACGACCGGCGACTCCTCCCCGGCCGCCGCGGTGCCGTAGAAGACCAGCACCCGCACATTCGCGCCGCCCGGCGGCGACTTCACGGACATCGTTGTCAAGGGTGATCCCGGGTCGGGACGCGCGTTCGCGGCGGGACCCGACATGAGTCCGGCGGCGACGACGCCGGCGGTCACGATGGCCGCCCAGACCCGTCTTCTTCTTGTGCTCAACCCTCGTAAGTGCATGGGCACCTCCTCGGTCACAGCGACAACGCCAAGGAAGCTAGACCTCTTTGCGCGACCCGCCAATACCTATGACCGCAATGACACGAACTTTGTCCAGGGTGTGGATAAACGAGAGTGTGGCCGGTACCGTCTCACAAGTTCATCACAGGTGCGCCTCCGCAAGTTCCGTATCAGGGTGGGGAGTTCCGCATGGACCGACGCGGGTTCAACAGACGGGTGCTGCTGGGCGGCGCGGCCGTCGCGACATCGTTGTCCGTGGCCTCCGAGGCCGTCAGCGTCGACGCCTCGGCGAAGAGCGCCGCGGCGAGGACGGCTCCGGCCGGCGGCGCGGTCAGGCACATCAAGCTGTACGCCGAGAAGTTCGCCGACGGACAGCTGGGCTACGGCTTCGAGAAGGGGAAGGCGACGATCCCCGGGCCACTGATCGAACTCAACGAGGGCGACACCCTGCACATCGAGTTCGAGAACACGACCGACGTACGGGCGAGCCTGCACGTCCACGGCCTGGACTACGAAATCTCCAGCGACGGCACCAGGTTGAACAAGAGCGACGTCGAACCGGGCGGCACCCGCACCTACACCTGGCGCACCCACAAGCCCGGCCGCCGCGCCGACGGCACCTGGCGGGCGGGCAGCGCGGGCTACTGGCACTACCACGACCACGTCGTCGGCACCGAGCACGGCACCGGCGGTATCCGCAAAGGCCTGTACGGTCCGGTGATCGTGCGCCGGCAGGGCGACGTCCTGCCCGACGCGACCCACACGGTCGTCTTCAACGACATGCTGATCAACAACAAGCCGGCGCACTCGGGGCCCAACTTCGAGGCCACGGTGGGCGATCGGGTCGAGTTCGTGGTGATCACGCACGGCGAGTACTACCACACCTTCCATATGCACGGTCACCGCTGGGCGGACAACCGCACCGGCATGCTCACCGGCCCCGAGGACCCGAGCCAGGTCATCGACAACAAGATCACCGGTCCGGCGGACTCCTTCGGCTTCCAGGTGATCGCGGGGGAGGGGGTCGGAGCGGGCGCGTGGATGTACCACTGCCATGTCCAGAGCCACTCCGACATGGGGATGGTGGGGTTGTTCCTGGTGAAGAAGACGGACGGGACGATTCCGGGGTACGAGCCGCACGAGCATGGTCATGAGTCGGCCGCGGGGTCCGCGCACGAGCACTGACGGGCGTGCGGAGAGCGCTCTCACCGCGGCACGTGGCGCGGGCTATCCTGATCGGCACCCGCCGAGGAGGAGCCCACGTGACCGAAACCGCACCTCGTCCCACCCTGGAGGCCGTGGCTGCCCGGGCCGGGGTGTCACGGGCCACCGTGTCCCGTGTGGTGAACGGCGGGGACGGAGTGCGGGAACCTCTGGTGGAGCGGGTGCGGCGGGCCGTGGAGGAACTGGGATACGTCCCCAACCAGGCCGCCCGCAGTCTCGTCACCCGGCGGCACGACGCCGTCGCCGTCGTCGTCGCCGAACCGGAGACACGGGTCTTCGCCAACCCCTTCTTCGCGCTGCAACTCCGGGGAATCAGCAAGGAGCTGACGGCCCACGACAACCAGCTCGTACTGCTGCTGACCGAGGGCCGCGACGACCACGCGCGCGTGGGGCGCTATCTCGCCGGGGGCCATGTCGACGGCGCCCTCGTCTTCTCCCTGCACCTGGACGATCCACTGCCCGAGTTGATCCAGCGCGCCGGAGTCCCGACGGTGTTCGGCGGCCGGCCCGGCTGGAGCGACGGCACGAGCGGCGTGGTCTACGTCGACAGCGACAACCGCGGCGGCGCCCGCGAGGCCGTACGCCATCTCGTCGGCCTCGGCCGCACCCGCGTCGCGCACATCGCCGGCGCCCTCGACCAGACCTCCGCGGTGGACCGGCTCGACGGGTTCCGGGACGTCATGGCCGACGTCGATCCGCGGCTCGTCGTGGAGGGCGACTTCACGCCGGCCGGCGGTGAGCGGGCGATGCGGGAACTCCTCGACCGGTGCCCCGACGTGGACGCCGTCTTCGCCGCGAACGACCTGACCGCCGCGGGCGCCCTGCGGGTGCTGCGCGAGCGCGGGCGGCGGGTGCCGGACGACGTCGCCGTGATCGGTTTCGACGACATGCTGCCGGTCGCCGAACAGACCGACCCGCCGCTGACGACGGTCCGTCAGGACATCGAGGAGATGGGGCGGTTGATGGCGCGGATGCTGCTGAGGGGTCCGGCGCCGGGCGGTGTGGTGCTGCCTACGACGCTGGTGCGACGGGTCTCGGCGTAACGCCGGGACGTGCACGCGCCGCCGGGCGGAACATCCGGACAGCCCGGGACGGACGCGTTCCGACGGCGACTGTCAGTGGGCGGTGCAAGACTCGGCAGAGCAGGTAACCGGACAACGGGACCCCCCGAGGAGGGCACCATGCTCAGCACCCGTTTTCTGAACGGCGCTCCCAACTGGGTCGATGTCGGTACGGCCGACATCGGGGGCGCCACATCCTTCTACGGCGCCCTGTTCGGCTGGGAGTTTCAGTCGGCGGGGCCCCAGGCCGGTGGTTACGGCTTCTTCCAGCTCGGTCACAGGATCGCCGCGGGCGGCATGCAGACCACGCCGGAGCAGGGCCCGCCGTCCTGGACGGTGTACTTCCAGAGCCCGGACGCGGATGCCACGGCCAAGGCGGTGGAGCAGGCCGGCGGCAGCGTGCCCGTGGCGCCGATGGACGTCATGGGACAGGGCCGGAGCGCGATCCTCGCCGATGACACGGGCGTGCCCTTCGGGATCTGGCAGCCCGCCGCCCGGAAGGGCCTCGACGTGGTGAACGACCCCGGTTCGCTGTGCTGGGTCGAGCTGTACACGCCGGACATCGCCCGGGCCGCCGCCTTCTACGACGCCGTGTTCGGCTGGGAGACCTCGGCCATGCCCCTCCCCGGCTCCACGTACACCTGCGTCAACCCCGCGGGGACGGACGAGAACGCCATGTTCGGCGGCCTGGTGCCGCCGGCGGACGACCCGACCGAGGCGGAGTCCGGTCCGTACTGGCTGCCGTACTTCGAGGTCGAGGACACCGACGCCGTGGTCGCCAAGGCGCGGGAGCTGGGCGGCGGAGTGCGGATGCCCGCCACCGACGCGGAGGGTGTCGGCCGGATGGCCAAGCTCGTCGACCCTTACGGCGCGCGCTTCGCGGTGATCAAGAGCGTGCCGCAGGTGAGCTGAAAACACGCAGGCCGTGCCGCGCGCCGCGTTGATCCGGCGTTGATCGAACGTTTTTCGCCGCCCGGCACGCTGCTGGCCATGCACACCGAAACAATCACCCCGCCCGACCTCGCCTGGCAGGATGAGGCGTTGTGCGCCCAGACCGGGGCGGACTTCTTCTTCCCCGAGCCCGGCAGCTCCGTACGGGAGGCGAAGCGGATCTGCGGTCTGTGCCCGATCCGCTCCGCCTGTCTGGAGTACGCGCTGGACAACGACGAGCGCTTCGGTGTGTGGGGCGGCCTGTCGGAGAAGGAACGCCTGGAACTCAGGCGTACGTCCCACTGAACCGCCCGCACCCGGACGTTTCAGCCCGCGGCTCGCGCCGCCATCCGCGCCTTGCGCGCGGCCAGCTTCTCGTCGAACTTCGACGCCTCCGCATCCAGCCCGCCCATGTACAGGCCGAGCTCATCCTGCGCCTTCTGCCCCTCGGGGCCGAGGCCGTCGATCTCCATGACCTTCAGGAAGCGCAGCACGGGCTGGAGCACGTCGTCGTGGTGGATGCGCATGTTGTAGATCTCGCCGATCGCCATCTGCGCGGCGGCCCGCTCGAAGCCGGGCATGCCGTGACCGGGCATGCGGAAGTTCACGATCACGTCGCGCACCGCCATCATCGTCAGGTCGGGCGCGAGCTCGAAGGCGGCCTTCAGCAGGTTGCGGTAGAAGACCATGTGCAGGTTCTCGTCGGTCGCGATGCGTGCCAGCATGCGGTCGCAGACCGGGTCGCCGGACTGGTGCCCGGTGTTGCGGTGCGAGACGCGGGTCGCGAGCTCCTGGAAGGAGACGTAGGCCACCGAGTGCAGCATCGAGTGGCGGTTGTCCGACTCGAAGCCCTCGCTCATGTGGGCCATCCGGAACTGCTCCAGCTTGTCCGGGTCGACCGCGCGCGAGGCGAGCAGGTAGTCACGCATCACGATGCCGTGGCGGCCCTCCTCGGCGGTCCAGCGGTGCACCCAGGTGCCCCAGGCGCCGTCCCGGCCGAACAGCGAGGCGATCTCGTGGTGGTAGCTGGGGAGGTTGTCCTCGGTGAGCAGGTTCACGACCAGGGCGATCCGGCCGATCTCGGTGACCTTGGACTGCCCCTTCTCCCAGGCCTCGCCGTCCTCGAAGAAGCCGGGGAAGTTGCGGCCGTCGCTCCACGGCACGTACTCGTGGGGCATCCAGTCCTTGGTGACCTTCAGATGCCGGTTGAGTTCCTGCTCGACGACTTCCTCCAGCGCGTACAGCAGCTTGGCGTCGGTCCAGACGGAAGGGCTGCCGAGGTGAGGGGAAGTAATCGTCACGGGTACTCCAGGGGACGTGGGAGAAACCGGCGAGCGGTGCCGGGTAACTTACGGGATCGTAGGCTACGAAACCGTAGGTTACGAAGCCGTAGGTTAAGCGTGCCGTAAAGGCCGCTGATCAGCCAACATTCCCAAGGGATACGGAGAAGCCCCGGGACGCGCAGGTCCCGGGGCTTTTGGGGCGATTCGGTACCCGATCAGGCGTACAGCTCACGCAGTCTGACCGAGAGGCATGTCACACATCCCTCGAGTTTCTCGAACTCGCTGATGTCCACGACGACCGGGTCGTGGCCGAGATCGGCCAGCAGCTCCGCCGTCTTCGGCGCGCTCGCCGCCATGAGCAGCTTGCTGCCGCCGAGCAGGACCACATGGGCGCCGGCCTCCTCGGGCACCGACAGGAAGCGCGGGAACAGCGACGGCCGGTCCACCTTGGGGATGTGCCCGATGACCGTCCCGTCGGGCAGGGCCGTCACCGCCGACTTCAGGTGCAGCACCCTGCTCACCGGCACGGCGACGACACGCGCCCCCAGCGGTTCGAAGGTGGCCCGCAGCTGCTGGACCCCGGCCGCGTTGGTACGGCCGCCCCGGCCGACGTAGATGGTGTCGCCGACCTTGAGGACGTCGCCGCCGTCCAGCGTGCCGGGATCCCAGATCCAGTTCACCGAGCAGCCGAGCCGGGCCACGGCCTCCTCGACGCCGAGGGTCTCCTCACGCCGGGGCTCGGCGCCGGACCGGGCGATCAGCGCGACGTTCTTGTACATGACGACCGTGTCCTCGACGAACACCGAGTCGGGGCAGTCGTCGGCCGGCTCCACCTCGACCGTCTCCCAGCCGTGCCCCCGCAGGGCCTCCGCATACGCCTCCCATTGCTCGAGCGCGAGATCGATGTCGACCTTCTCCCGCTCGATGTGGGTCACCAGCCCTTCGGCGAGGCGCGGGCTGGGGCGGCGGATGAGGGCCTTCTTGCTGGGCACGTCCAGAACTCCGAATCGCGTGAGAGTGTCGGCGCCCGTGACGCAGCGCCGGTCCGCCATCATGCAGGGCCGGTCCGGGCGCACGAAACCCCCGTCGTCAGGCTGTGGCCTCCCCGAGATGATCGTCTCCCGTGGTCTCCCGCAGCTCGCCGTCCAGGAGCAGCCACCGGGTGATGCCGATCGACTCCAGGAACGGCACGTCGTGGCTGGCCACGATCAGCGCCCCCTCGTACGACTCCAGCGCCGTGGTGAGCTGGCGCACGCTCGCCATGTCGAGGTTGTTCGTGGGCTCGTCCAGCATCAGCAGCTGCGGTGCCGGTTCCGCCAGCATCAGCGCGGCCAGCGCCGCCCGGAAGCGCTCGCCGCCGGACAGCGTCGCCGCCTGCTGGTCGGCCCGGCCGCCCCGGAACAGGAAGCGGGCCAGCCGGGCCCGGATCCGGTTGTTGGTGGCGCTCGGCGCGAACCGGGCCACGTTCTCGACGACGGTGCGGCTGCCGTCGAGGACGTCGAGCCGCTGCGGCAGGAACCGCAGGGGCACATGCGCCGTCGCCTCGCCCGACACCGGCGCCAGCTCTCCGGTGATCGTCCGCAGCAGCGTCGTCTTGCCCGCGCCGTTGCGCCCGATCAGCGCGACCCGCTCGGGACCGCGCAGCTCGAAGCCGCCGGCCACCCGCGCGCCGTACGCCAACTCCAGATCCTGGAGGGTGAGGACGGTACGGCCCGGCGGTACGGCCGTGTGCGGCAGGTCGACGCGGATCTCGTCGTCGTCCCGTACGGCCTCCACCGCCTCGTCGAGACGTTCCCTGGCCTCGGCGAGTTTCTCCTGGTGCATGATGCGGTGCTTGCCCGCGGACTCCTGCGCCGCGCGCTTGCGCGCCCCCATGACGATCTTCGGCTCCCGTTTCTGGTCCCACATCTTCTGGCCGTACCGCTTGCGGCGGGCCAGCTTGACCTGGGCGTCCACCAGTTCACGCTTCTGCTTCTTGAGGTCGGCCTCGGCGACCCGCACCATGCGTTCGGCCGCCTCCTGTTCGGTGGCGAGGATCTCCTCGTACGCCGAGAAGTTGCCGCCGTACCAGGTGATCTCCCCGGAGCGCAGATCGGCGATCTGGTCGACGAGTTCCAGGAGTTCACGGTCGTGGCTGACCACGACCATCACCCCGGGCCAGGCGGCGACGGCCGCGTACAGCCGCCTGCGGGCGTAGAGGTCGAGGTTGTTGGTCGGCTCGTCGAGCAGCAGCACGTCCGGCCGGCGCAGCAGCAGTGCGGCCAGCCGCAGCAGTACCGACTCGCCGCCCGAGACCTCGCCGATCCCGCGGTCCAACTCGATGTGTCCGAGCCCGAGTTCGCCGAGGGTGGCGAGCGCGCGCTCCTCCACGTCCCAGTCGTCGCCGACGGTCTCGAAGTGCTCCTCGGCCACATCGCCCGCCTCGATGGCGTGCAACGCGGCCCGCTGTGCGGCGATGCCGAGCGCCTCGTCGACCCGGAGCGCGGTGTCGAGCGTGACGTTCTGCGGGAGATAGCCGATCTCGCCGGCGACCCGGACGGCCCCGTCGGCCGGTGCGAGGTCACCGGCGATCAGCTTCAACAGGGTTGATTTTCCTGACCCGTTGACGCCGACGAGCCCGGTCCTGCCCGGACCGAAGGCGGTGTCGAGGCCCTCGAAGACGGCGGTGCCGTCGGGCCAGGCGAAGGACAGGGACGTAACGGTGATGGACATGGACATGCGAGCCTCCGCGGTTGCTCGAAAGGATCAGGGGCAAACGCGTATCGAGACACGGGCGACCAACGGGGAAGAGGTCCCGGGAGGCATGAGAAAAGGCCTGCCCGTCGAGGACGGCTCGAATGCCGAGGTCGCACGCAGCGCCCACACGTAAGCGTGTGGCGCGGTGTCTCAGGACCTCAGACGAGCAACGTCCCTCTCCAATCGACGGCAACAGAACCGCTGTACAACGTACGAGGAGGCTCGTCGGCTGTCAACGGATTAACGTGAACCCCGACCTCACCACCCGAAGGAGTCCCCGTGCCCAACGGCTCGCTGTCGCTGCCGGCCCGGCTCTGCCTGCTGGCCTGGGACACCACGACGAACGAGGTCACCGGCGCCGCCCACCTCCACCATGTGGTGCGGGCCGGCGCCCTCACCGAATTGGCCCAGCGCGGCCTGCTCATCGACGCCGACGGCATTGCGACCCCGGTCGACATGGACTCCCTCACCGGGGACCCCGTGCTCGACGGGCTCCTGGAACTCGTCCGGGAGTCACGACCGCACCGGTGGCGGACCTGGGTGACGCTGCACGCGCGCGTGACGCTCGACGCGGTACAGGCGAAGCTCGCCGCCGACGGGTACCTGCAGGTGACGAAGAAGCGGGTCCTCGGGGTGTTCCCCACCGTCGAGTACGGCGTGGACTGCACCACCGTCGTGGAGGCGCTGCGTGAGGAGGCACGGCAGGTCCTCGAAGGGCCGCTGCCCGTCGCGGAGATCGCGGACCGGGACGCCGCCGCCGTCACCCTCGCCGTCGCGGGCCGGATGCGCACGCTGGTGCCCCCGAAGGAACTGGGCCGTCACGAGGAGCGGGTGGCGGCGCTGACGGAACGGAGCGGGGCTGCGGCGCCGGGACTGCGGGCGGTGATCCGCGAGGTGCGTGCCGGGGTGGTCGCGGCGGTGTCGGCGCCGTCGGTGGCGACGGGCGGCTGAGGCGGCCCGCGCGTGCGGCACAGTCGTCACCATCGTGTCGGATTTCTGCCAGCCTCCGCACAGCCAGGGCTGGTTGAGTGACCCGCATGACGAACCAGAACACTCTCCGCGACCAGGCGCAGGCCTTCCGGGCCCTGCACGTCCCGGGCCGGCCGCTGGTCCTGCCGAACGCCTGGGACACCGCGAGCGCCTGTCTCGTCGAGGACGCCGGTGCCGCGGCGGTGGCGACCACGAGTGCCGGGCTGGCGTGGGAGCTGGGCGCCCCGGACGGCGACCGACTGGAGCGCGACGCCGCGATCGAGGCCGTCGCGCGTATCGCCGCCGCGGTGGACGTACCTGTCAGCGCGGACATCGAGAGCGGCTACGCGCAGGATCCGGCGGGCGTCGCCGACACCGTCCGCGCGGTGCTCGCGGCGGGTGCGGTGGGCGTGAACATCGAGGACGCGCTGCACGGCGCCGGAGAGGGTCCGCTGCGGCCGGTCGCCGAACAGGCGGAGCGTATCGCCGCCGCCCGGGAGGCCGCCGACACCGCGGGCGTGCCGCTGTACGTCAACGCCCGCATCGACACGTTCCTGCGCGGCGCCGGGGGAGTGGACCTCACCCTGGAGCGGGCCGCCGCCTTCCTGGCCGCGGGCGCCGACGGGATCTTCGTCCCCGGCGCCGTCGACCCGGGAACCGTGAAGCTGCTCGCCGACGGGATCGACGGGCCGCTGAACGTGATGGCCGGTCCCGGTGCGCCGCCGGTGGCAGAGCTGGCCGCACTCGGGGTCGCCCGCGTGAGCGTCGGCTCGGGCATGACCCAGGCCGCGCACGCCCTGGTCCGCCGCGCCACTCGGGAACTGCTGACGGCGGGGACGTACGAGTCGCTGGCGGACGGACTCGACTACGGCGAGCTCAACGCGCTGCTGGGCCGGAAGCGCTAATCTCAGCGCCCCGAAGGGGCGCGGGGCTGCGTTGAATATGCGGCTCCGCCGCGCGGGCGTGACCAGCCACAACAAAGCCGCAGCCGATCGACGACCCATCGCGGCGCTTCCAGCGGAGCGCTACGCAGGGTCCCGCATCAGCTCGGCAAGGTCGTGGTCCAAGTCGAGCTGCATATCCTCCAGGCCGATGGGAACGAGCGCGCTCGTGGCCGCCAGGAAGGAGCGCAGCTCCTCCGAGCGGACGTGCACGACGGCGGTGCCCTCGGGTGCGTGGAACTCCAGAACGGTGCGGTCGTAGCCGTACGGACGTATCCGTACGTCGCCATGGCCCTCGGCGCCCTGCATGCCGGCCGCGAGGAGCTCGCGGGAGAAGGTCCAGCAGACGTCGACGCCTTCCAGCGTCGCCGGGGCCGGGAAGGTCATGCGGATGGCGAACGGATCGCGTCGGTCGTACTGCAGGGTGGCGGGAATGCTCGGCATCCGCGGTGCTGCGGCGACGAGACGGGCCTCGACAGGCTGCTCGATGACGGTGGACAACGCCTTGCTCCCTTATGACGACGGGACGGTTTTCCGGGGATGAGGCCGGGCACTGGGTGAGACGACGGAATCAGCCAATCCGTGCACATGACTGGCGAGTGACCTCGGTCACTGCATTCATGCACGCGAGCGGCCCGGCGCACCTCATGTGCCCCTTGGGGAACATGAGGCGGCATGCGACGTCATCTGGACGCCACCGGGGCGGTGGACTAGCTTCGCCCGCCATGAGGCGCTTGGGGAGCACGCGACCGGCCGGGGCAAGGGGACGTACGAGAC
This genomic window from Streptomyces sp. DG2A-72 contains:
- a CDS encoding ThuA domain-containing protein, producing MHLRGLSTRRRRVWAAIVTAGVVAAGLMSGPAANARPDPGSPLTTMSVKSPPGGANVRVLVFYGTAAAGEESPVVNAGIEAIEKIGLSGPENQRFKVVASDDASVFTDETRLGRFNAIVFLTGGGDVLDPEQEAGLEAYMEAGGGFVGIHDAARAEPYSDWFTGLVGARPAASSPTAVQRATVEVGDRQHPATKDLPVQWKRPDQWFNWVKNPSGEVHTVARVRESTYQPGTTANGWDHPVSWCRDYDGGRSFYTGMGGTVSAYDETDFRAHLRGALLWTTRLAQADCKATINANYKAERLTQPNQPGQNDQIGEPHGLVTAPDGRVLYIGRGGADSSQPVITDWNNPDIGKGKGEIHVYDPKTKKVTLAGALSVFGNKGGGDELTKVEEGLLGIELDPRFEQNGWVYLHYTPHSQINRDTRMAERRVSRFTLDLASDKLDLSSEKVLLKWSVQIHSCCHSGGGMAWDSQGNLYIATGDNNSSGFSGGYSGNNPQPNYKGVSFADARRTAGNTNNLNGKILRIHPEPDGTYTLPEGNLFTGKETDEGGGKTRGEIYVMGVRNPARIFVDQKTDILYAGWVGPDASAPSTTWGPAKYDTFAVITKASNRGWPYCMGNKQPYRDRSLPDPSQPLGWYDCDHPKNESPNNDGLVNLPPVTGNNIWYSPQGGAPDYPRDANGIPSYKQEEAKYLLPWLKGGGQAAMNGPVYRYDAQSASATKWPSYWDGKWFVGDFYDADQPRNAVITDPKTHGDGGLPIHSESLKKIVPIGNDGIKNLMDWKFGPDGAMYVLDYGRGFFTSDPKSALWRVTYTGGGPTPAAGQLARGAQ
- a CDS encoding multicopper oxidase domain-containing protein yields the protein MDRRGFNRRVLLGGAAVATSLSVASEAVSVDASAKSAAARTAPAGGAVRHIKLYAEKFADGQLGYGFEKGKATIPGPLIELNEGDTLHIEFENTTDVRASLHVHGLDYEISSDGTRLNKSDVEPGGTRTYTWRTHKPGRRADGTWRAGSAGYWHYHDHVVGTEHGTGGIRKGLYGPVIVRRQGDVLPDATHTVVFNDMLINNKPAHSGPNFEATVGDRVEFVVITHGEYYHTFHMHGHRWADNRTGMLTGPEDPSQVIDNKITGPADSFGFQVIAGEGVGAGAWMYHCHVQSHSDMGMVGLFLVKKTDGTIPGYEPHEHGHESAAGSAHEH
- a CDS encoding LacI family DNA-binding transcriptional regulator translates to MTETAPRPTLEAVAARAGVSRATVSRVVNGGDGVREPLVERVRRAVEELGYVPNQAARSLVTRRHDAVAVVVAEPETRVFANPFFALQLRGISKELTAHDNQLVLLLTEGRDDHARVGRYLAGGHVDGALVFSLHLDDPLPELIQRAGVPTVFGGRPGWSDGTSGVVYVDSDNRGGAREAVRHLVGLGRTRVAHIAGALDQTSAVDRLDGFRDVMADVDPRLVVEGDFTPAGGERAMRELLDRCPDVDAVFAANDLTAAGALRVLRERGRRVPDDVAVIGFDDMLPVAEQTDPPLTTVRQDIEEMGRLMARMLLRGPAPGGVVLPTTLVRRVSA
- a CDS encoding VOC family protein, producing the protein MLSTRFLNGAPNWVDVGTADIGGATSFYGALFGWEFQSAGPQAGGYGFFQLGHRIAAGGMQTTPEQGPPSWTVYFQSPDADATAKAVEQAGGSVPVAPMDVMGQGRSAILADDTGVPFGIWQPAARKGLDVVNDPGSLCWVELYTPDIARAAAFYDAVFGWETSAMPLPGSTYTCVNPAGTDENAMFGGLVPPADDPTEAESGPYWLPYFEVEDTDAVVAKARELGGGVRMPATDAEGVGRMAKLVDPYGARFAVIKSVPQVS
- a CDS encoding WhiB family transcriptional regulator; this encodes MHTETITPPDLAWQDEALCAQTGADFFFPEPGSSVREAKRICGLCPIRSACLEYALDNDERFGVWGGLSEKERLELRRTSH
- a CDS encoding acyl-ACP desaturase, giving the protein MTITSPHLGSPSVWTDAKLLYALEEVVEQELNRHLKVTKDWMPHEYVPWSDGRNFPGFFEDGEAWEKGQSKVTEIGRIALVVNLLTEDNLPSYHHEIASLFGRDGAWGTWVHRWTAEEGRHGIVMRDYLLASRAVDPDKLEQFRMAHMSEGFESDNRHSMLHSVAYVSFQELATRVSHRNTGHQSGDPVCDRMLARIATDENLHMVFYRNLLKAAFELAPDLTMMAVRDVIVNFRMPGHGMPGFERAAAQMAIGEIYNMRIHHDDVLQPVLRFLKVMEIDGLGPEGQKAQDELGLYMGGLDAEASKFDEKLAARKARMAARAAG
- the ddaH gene encoding dimethylargininase; its protein translation is MPSKKALIRRPSPRLAEGLVTHIEREKVDIDLALEQWEAYAEALRGHGWETVEVEPADDCPDSVFVEDTVVMYKNVALIARSGAEPRREETLGVEEAVARLGCSVNWIWDPGTLDGGDVLKVGDTIYVGRGGRTNAAGVQQLRATFEPLGARVVAVPVSRVLHLKSAVTALPDGTVIGHIPKVDRPSLFPRFLSVPEEAGAHVVLLGGSKLLMAASAPKTAELLADLGHDPVVVDISEFEKLEGCVTCLSVRLRELYA
- a CDS encoding ABC-F family ATP-binding cassette domain-containing protein, with the translated sequence MSMSITVTSLSFAWPDGTAVFEGLDTAFGPGRTGLVGVNGSGKSTLLKLIAGDLAPADGAVRVAGEIGYLPQNVTLDTALRVDEALGIAAQRAALHAIEAGDVAEEHFETVGDDWDVEERALATLGELGLGHIELDRGIGEVSGGESVLLRLAALLLRRPDVLLLDEPTNNLDLYARRRLYAAVAAWPGVMVVVSHDRELLELVDQIADLRSGEITWYGGNFSAYEEILATEQEAAERMVRVAEADLKKQKRELVDAQVKLARRKRYGQKMWDQKREPKIVMGARKRAAQESAGKHRIMHQEKLAEARERLDEAVEAVRDDDEIRVDLPHTAVPPGRTVLTLQDLELAYGARVAGGFELRGPERVALIGRNGAGKTTLLRTITGELAPVSGEATAHVPLRFLPQRLDVLDGSRTVVENVARFAPSATNNRIRARLARFLFRGGRADQQAATLSGGERFRAALAALMLAEPAPQLLMLDEPTNNLDMASVRQLTTALESYEGALIVASHDVPFLESIGITRWLLLDGELRETTGDDHLGEATA
- a CDS encoding GPP34 family phosphoprotein, which encodes MPNGSLSLPARLCLLAWDTTTNEVTGAAHLHHVVRAGALTELAQRGLLIDADGIATPVDMDSLTGDPVLDGLLELVRESRPHRWRTWVTLHARVTLDAVQAKLAADGYLQVTKKRVLGVFPTVEYGVDCTTVVEALREEARQVLEGPLPVAEIADRDAAAVTLAVAGRMRTLVPPKELGRHEERVAALTERSGAAAPGLRAVIREVRAGVVAAVSAPSVATGG